The Nocardia sp. NBC_01329 sequence CGCAGAGCTACAGAAGGTCGCCGCCCGCGCGTAACCTGGGAATATGCCACTGCTGACCGTCACCCTCGCCCCGGGGTCGGTGCTGGCCGACGCGCTACGGGAGTTGGGTCTGTCCGAGGCCGAGGTCGACCGCGAATACGGCCTGATCGCCCTCGACCCCGGCACCGGCCGGTTCGCACTCCGGGTGGCCGCGAGCGCGGTCGCCCGCCTGGCCGCCGATACCGCGGCCACGGTATTCGCGGATCCCCCCGTCGAACCACTGCGACACGAGTCCAGGGGGCACGACGAATCCGGCCGCTGACCGAAACCGCTCCTCCCTGGGTGATTCCACCCTCATCCGGGGTTCCCGGGAGCTGTGATCGGGCACCGGATGTGGTATCCGTAGCTCGTGGAAGGTGTGGAAGGTACAGAGTTCGGTCGTTACCGACTGCTCGATCCACTGGGGGCGGGCGCCATGGGCGAAGTACACCGTGCCTACGACACCGGCACCGAGCGCATGGTGGCAGTGAAGGTGCTGTCCAAAGAGTACGCGCAGGACAAAACCTATCGACAGCGATTCCAGCGGGAAGCCCAGCTGGTGGCCCGGCTGCACGAACCGCATATCGTGCCGATCCATGACTTCGGCGAGATCGATGGCCGGTTGTTCCTGGAAATGCGGCTGGTGGAAGCCCCCGACCTGGCCACACTGCTCGCGGACAGCGGACCGCTCGTGCCCGCCGAAGCCGTCGCCGTGATCACTCAGATCGCCGCGGCCCTCGACGCCGCCCACGCCAGCGGGGTGGTGCACCGGGACGTGAAACCGTCGAACATCCTGGTCACCCCCGACAATTTCGCCTACCTGATCGATTTCGGGATCGCCCGCAGCGGCGGGGACACCACCCTCACCCGCGCCGGAACGATGATCGGCACGCTCGCCTATATGGCGCCGGAACGGCTCACCCTGGACCGGATAGACGGGCGCTCGGATGTGTACTCGCTGGCCTGCGTGCTCTACGAATGCCTGGCCGGGACGAAACCGTACCTGGGTGACAGCGTGGAAAGGCAGATCGCGGCGCATCTCACCGACCGCCCGCCGCTGCCCTCGGTTGTCGGCGTGCCACCCGCCTTCGACGCGGTGATCGCCGCGGGGATGGCGAAAGACCCGGACGATCGATATGAGTCGGCGGGCGAACTCGCAGCAGCCGCGCGGCAGGCTCTCCTGCCGGTCGAGAGCCCACAGTCGGTCGCGCCGTTGGCCGACTTCCGGTCGGCCCACGCCTATCCGGGCGACTTCCCGCCGCCCGATACCTCACCGGACGGCCCCCGCTCGGCCGCAACTCCACCGGACGGCCCCGGCTCGGCCGCAACTCCACCGGACGGCCCCGGCTCGGCCGCAACTCCACCGGACGGCCCCGGCTCGGCCGCAACTCCACCGGACGGCCCCGGCTCGGCCGCAACTCCACCGGACGGCCCCGGCTCGGCCGCAACTCCACCGGACGGCCCCGGCTCGGCCGCAACTCCACCGGCCGATATGCCGCCCGCGGACACCCCGCCGAGCAGCAACCGACCGGTGGCCCCCAGGCTCGCTGTCACCGTGCCCGCGAAACCGGCCGGCTTCCGCTTCAAGACCGCTGCCGCAGTAGCCGCACTGGTGATAGCCGGGGTGAGTGTTTCGGCACTGGCCCTGACCCGGGAAGGGTCGACCGTGGTCACCGACGCACCGGAGACCACGGCTCCGCCGGCGGTATCGGTCACCTCGGCACCGGGCACCCCGGCAGCCGGTATCGCGCCCGCGCCCCCACCGCGACTCCACGAAGAGCGGCCCATGCCGTCGGCCACCCATTCGGTTCCGCCGGTACCCCCGGTCGCACCGGGAAACGTCGTACCGGAGAACACTGTCACGGCGGACGTGCCCACGCCGCCCGCGAGCGATCCGGTGGATGAGCCCCGGCCCGCACCGCCGCTGCCGACCACGAGCGTCGCGACGCCGCCGACCACCACCGTCGCACCGACCACCAGCGAAACCACTCCCACCACAACCACCGACCCCGGAAGCAGCACACCGTCGGCCACCTCTTCCAGCAGTACGGCCACGACCGCCCCGCCGGATACCACCGGGACCGGCGAACAGTCCGCCTCTGCTGTGGGCACCGCGACCACCGAGCAGGCCGACAGCCGGGGCAGTGCCATCGCCACGTCCTCCGCGCACGTCCCCTCCTCCGACCCGATCGCCTCCGCGACCTCGGATACCCCTGATTCCGGTCGGCACCCCACCAGCACTCGGACCCCTGGCACTTCTTCCGCGCCGGAGTCCCCGGGCCCGTCACCGCGGTCGGACACCGACTCTCGCTGAACCTGCCGACGACTCGAAGGTCAAAAGCACTCTCGAAACACAAGACTGGACAAGTGAACAGATAGCGCGCAGTATGTCGAGACCGCTATCTCTCGGCACCCCGTGCCGAGAACCGATCCACCCGCGGTGTCGAATAGCACGAAAGCCGGTTCGCAGTGAAGATAATGAACCCATCGGAGCAGAATCCCAGGCTGCGATATGTTTATGACCGGGATACCGGGTACGAAGCCGAACTACGACTGACCGCCGCACTGTCGGCGCTGGTTCCCACCGATGACCTGGTCCATCCTGATCACAGGCTGTTCCAGATAGCACACCTCGTCACCGAGTATTCTTGGGTCGCAATACATCACACCCTGTGCGATATCGCGACAGACCTCGAACGAGATGACACCGTCCCGGCATTACGTCTGATCAGACGCGCGAAACAGCTGGCCGCATGGCCGGTCAACAGTATCCGGCTGCTGATCGATTCATTACCGCAGGCCAGCTTTCTGCAAATGCGGGCCGGCTTCCCCGAGGGCTCATCCGGGCTGGACTCGCCCGGAGCCCGCGCGGTACGCAAGGCAGCGCACGTGGTCTGGGAGGTATTCGAGAAGACATTGGTCGACCACAACCTCAGCTTCCCCGAGTTGATGCCCGCCACCCGGCCCGGTTATTCCGGGGATCCCGGCGCAGCACTGCTCTCGGAGGTAGCGATGGAATTGCACCGGTTCGATTCCGTAATGGTCGAATGGAAGCAGGTGCACCTCAATATGGTCTGGCAACTGCTCGGCGGTCACCCCGGGGTCTCCGAGGACACTGCGGCACCGAGCGACCGGCCGACCAGTATGCGCGGCAGACCCCTCGCCGATCTCGAGCGTCTCGCGGTTCGGCCACTCTTCCCGCGCCTCTGGCAGGAGAGCACCGCTATGTACCGCTCCTTCGGCGGCGACACCGACCTCGCCTATCGATATCGGCACGATACGTCGAAAGAGATCCAGTGACCGTGACAGATCTGTCGACCACCCCGGCGAGCGAGACAACTTCCGCCGGAAAGATTTTGTCCCCGAGCCCTTTCCATTGGCACACCTACGACCTCAATCGCGTTCTGCCGCCGGGCTGGGATACCGAATTGCTGGAACTGGCGGCACGGCGATCCACCAGACACATTTTCCGGCCGACGATGAGTTCCGCGCGCGAAGCCGCCGATTTCGAGACAGCGCTCGAATCGGTTACCGGTG is a genomic window containing:
- a CDS encoding serine/threonine-protein kinase, which encodes MEGTEFGRYRLLDPLGAGAMGEVHRAYDTGTERMVAVKVLSKEYAQDKTYRQRFQREAQLVARLHEPHIVPIHDFGEIDGRLFLEMRLVEAPDLATLLADSGPLVPAEAVAVITQIAAALDAAHASGVVHRDVKPSNILVTPDNFAYLIDFGIARSGGDTTLTRAGTMIGTLAYMAPERLTLDRIDGRSDVYSLACVLYECLAGTKPYLGDSVERQIAAHLTDRPPLPSVVGVPPAFDAVIAAGMAKDPDDRYESAGELAAAARQALLPVESPQSVAPLADFRSAHAYPGDFPPPDTSPDGPRSAATPPDGPGSAATPPDGPGSAATPPDGPGSAATPPDGPGSAATPPDGPGSAATPPDGPGSAATPPADMPPADTPPSSNRPVAPRLAVTVPAKPAGFRFKTAAAVAALVIAGVSVSALALTREGSTVVTDAPETTAPPAVSVTSAPGTPAAGIAPAPPPRLHEERPMPSATHSVPPVPPVAPGNVVPENTVTADVPTPPASDPVDEPRPAPPLPTTSVATPPTTTVAPTTSETTPTTTTDPGSSTPSATSSSSTATTAPPDTTGTGEQSASAVGTATTEQADSRGSAIATSSAHVPSSDPIASATSDTPDSGRHPTSTRTPGTSSAPESPGPSPRSDTDSR